In Helianthus annuus cultivar XRQ/B chromosome 8, HanXRQr2.0-SUNRISE, whole genome shotgun sequence, a single genomic region encodes these proteins:
- the LOC110871194 gene encoding protein Brevis radix-like 1, whose amino-acid sequence MAIKVSSSSKGKPPSGPSSIKKGGNPYMQPGGSSSIPAWDDDAGYEPRRQSGHLVLDEDDDPVEWMAQVERGVQITFVSLPSGGNDLKRIRFNREMFDKWQAQRWWGENYDRIMELYNVQRFTCQALDTPSRSEDGRDSSYSRLGSVKDSPMMNPLRNYYKPPEQGGTYHYNVGGPKGERSSMEASRTTTSSRDEASISVSNASDIDSEWIEEDEPGVYISIRQLLDGTRELRRVRFSREKFGEVHAKLWWEQNRERIQSQYL is encoded by the exons ATGGCAATTAAAGTGTCTAGTTCTTCAAAAGGAAAACCCCCCAGTGGGCCAAGCAGCATCAAGAAAGGAGGCAACCCATATATGCAACCCGGGGGTTCAAGTTCGATCCCTGCTTGGGACGACGACGCAGGTTATGAACCACGTCGTCAGTCGGGTCATCTGGTattggatgaagatgatgacccTGTAGAGTGGATGGCTCAGGTCGAGCGCGGTGTTCAAATTACATTTGTGTCCTTACCTAGTGGCGGAAATGACCTCAAGCGCATACGGTTCAA CCGAGAGATGTTCGATAAATGGCAAGCCCAGCGGTGGTGGGGAGAGAACTATGACCGAATCATGGAGCTCTATAATGTTCAGAGGTTCACCTGTCAAGCTCTTGACACGCCCTCTAGGTCCGAAGACGGG AGGGACTCGTCGTATTCAAGGCTTGGATCAGTAAAGGACAGCCCGATGATGAACCCGTTAAGAAACTACTATAAACCTCCAGAGCAAGGTGGCACCTACCATTACAATGTGGGCGGTCCTAAAGGGGAACGATCATCCATGGAGGCATCAAGGACGACGACATCCTCTAGAGACGAGGCATCAATTTCAGTTAGTAACGCTAGTGATATTGATTCGGAGTGGATAGAGGAAGATGAGCCCGGTGTTTATATATCCATCAGACAGTTACTAGATGGGACCCGCGAGCTACGTCGTGTCAGATTCAG TCGTGAAAAGTTCGGGGAGGTGCATGCAAAGCTATGGTGGGAACAAAACCGAGAAAGAATACAATCACAGTATCTTTGA